One Brassica napus cultivar Da-Ae chromosome C2, Da-Ae, whole genome shotgun sequence DNA window includes the following coding sequences:
- the LOC106353770 gene encoding uncharacterized protein LOC106353770, protein MASHLDNALRQLSIEEDEEPFVLPDHPEYYSTGRNALSLVGRLLNPQCQDMADFILNMSRKWKLYGRVRGVALTREKFQFIFTHEHDMLNVLNKGVHTHNLWPIVLERWVEKPPEDYLHFIMVWVQMRNIPINHYTKKALWSLGDFAGQVVEVAFDPDKPQIKEYVRVLVRFDVSKPLRRAKKVTTPGGDTVNILYDYERIQKRCYTFQRLTHEQLSCPIYRNTKMLNEKTAGSSSESFDALSGKPKIAKEVMEDMRLYLRAAEGAERLAREERVKKSFDDLENDPVGQKTYLRLEPPPSVTKILDKGKGHVYDFRAQEVKTPRFDKLMASAISAGTKSLQSGKVVSAMPLLMVHSDSSLPEFSAQSSTGYSAGSFVTSASGTPIKKPKGRRRPGTFIRKANGKGTLKADASRGSKFGEGVFTDSKRKAKEDVEPSQSSARFKKPLVVPIEGPSNI, encoded by the exons ATGGCTTCTCACCTGGACAACGCGCTTCGTCAACTCTcgattgaagaagatgaagaaccctTTGTGCTTCCTGATCATCCGGAGTATTACTCAACGGGTAGGAACGCACTTAGCTTGGTGGGCAGATTATTAAACCCTCAGTGTCAGGATATGGCAGATTTTATTCTCAACATGTCTCGGAAGTGGAAGTTGTATGGTAGAGTGAGAGGAGTGGCTCTCACCCGAGAAAAGTTCCAGTTTATTTTTACTCACGAGCATGATATGCTTAACGTTCTTAACAAAGGCGTTCACACTCACAATCTGTGGCCCATCGTCTTGGAAAGATGGGTTGAGAAACCTCCTGAAGATTATCTTCATTTTATCATGGTATGGGTTCAGATGAGGAACATCCCGATAAACCACTACACGAAGAAAGCCTTATGGTCCTTAGGAGACTTCGCGGGTCAAGTAGTGGAGGTTGCTTTTGATCCAGACAAGCCGCAAATCAAAGAGTATGTAAGGGTGCTTGTAcgttttgatgtttcaaaaccTCTCCGAAGAGCCAAGAAAGTAACAACGCCGGGTGGTGACACTGTGAACATCCTGTATGATTATGAAAGGATTCAGAAACGGTGTTATACGTTTCAGCGACTAACTCATGAACAGCTTTCGTGCCCTATCTATAGGAATACAAAGATGTTGAATGAGAAAACAGCAGGATCATCTTCAGAGA GTTTTGATGCTTTGTCTGGAAAACCTAAGATTGCTAAGGAAGTTATGGAGGATATGCGACTTTACTTGCGTGCTGCTGAAGGTGCAGAGAGATTAGCCAGAGAAGAAAGAGTTAAGAAGTCTTTTGATGATTTGGAGAATGATCCGGTTGGTCAGAAGACTTACTTAAGATTGGAGCCTCCTCCGTCTGTCACTAAGATTCTGGATAAAGGAAAGGGTCATGTCTATGATTTCAGAGCTCAAGAGGTGAAGACTCCTAGATTTGATAAGCTGATGGCAAGTGCTATTTCTGCGGGAACCAAATCTCTTCAATCTGGAAAAGTGGTATCTGCCATGCCTCTCTTGATGGTTCATTCTGATTCTAGTCTCCCTGAATTTTCTGCTCAGAGTTCAACGGGTTATAGTGCTGGTTCTTTCGTCACCAGTGCTTCCGGGACTCCGATAAAGAAACCTAAGGGTAGGCGAAGACCTGGTACTTTCATCAGAAAGGCTAATGGCAAGGGTACGTTGAAGGCAGATGCGAGCAGAGGTTCTAAGTTTGGAGAAGGTGTCTTCACTGATTCGAAGAGGAAAGCAAAGGAAGATGTCGAGCCATCTCAAAGCTCTGCAAGGTTTAAGAAACCATTGGTGGTCCCGATTGAGGGACCGTCCAATATCTAA